Proteins encoded by one window of Ulvibacter sp. MAR_2010_11:
- a CDS encoding GbsR/MarR family transcriptional regulator: MKIQLTHKQQELVESFGVIQEQMGLPPASARVNSLLTVANETELTFDEIRETLQLSKSATSNAINSLLSLDRIGYKTKTGDRKRYFFSKLDQWKSSFRKDISGLSGYNEVMKEILLNRSPKTKEYNAKIKELTLFMDYFMKESIKLIDNWNKR, translated from the coding sequence ATGAAGATTCAACTTACACATAAACAGCAAGAACTTGTAGAAAGTTTTGGAGTAATCCAGGAGCAGATGGGGTTACCCCCTGCTTCGGCACGAGTAAATTCTTTGTTGACTGTAGCCAATGAGACCGAACTTACTTTTGACGAGATAAGAGAGACGCTTCAGCTTAGTAAGAGTGCCACCAGCAATGCCATTAACAGCTTACTATCCCTTGACAGGATAGGTTATAAAACCAAAACAGGGGATAGAAAGCGCTATTTCTTTTCGAAATTGGATCAATGGAAAAGTTCTTTTCGAAAAGACATCTCCGGGCTTTCAGGTTATAATGAAGTAATGAAAGAGATTTTATTGAACCGATCGCCGAAGACAAAAGAATACAATGCTAAAATAAAAGAGCTAACCCTCTTTATGGATTATTTTATGAAAGAAAGTATAAAGCTGATTGACAATTGGAATAAGAGATAG
- a CDS encoding TolC family protein, whose translation MNTRIKLLLFVISYTLFVSCAFSQEESISLTLEEAVNIAIENNTNLNKAKIDEQIVQAQIAEVKGRALPQISGSGQFSDNFSLATQQLPGEFFGGEPGTTVDVAFGNRYNLTAGVNVQQQLLDFQLFNSVRAAKALETLQELQTLQTTEDLIINVVQVYIQIQVTEKQIQLLQENYNRTNSLVELSDAKYEEGIIRKLDLNQLIVNRSNLNTQIEDVRFTRNEQVRLLNLYLNIPISTSVTLTEKLEDRAPYPIEEGLNVASNIQFQQMEQQLDLALLDEKQVKSRYLPTLSAYFNYNYQGNSNELTVSSPDYQDQWNGNWGLTASIPIFDGFQRSKQLQQKQLTTKKLEEDKINLNNSIQKAYEDAKEQLLLSNTQIESQQSNMELAKENYAGIKLSYNEGVADLTELLDAEFALQQAQSNYLNALLQSKVAELTLLKANGQLSKLITQN comes from the coding sequence ATGAATACTAGAATTAAATTACTTCTTTTCGTTATTTCCTATACACTTTTCGTTTCGTGTGCATTTTCACAAGAAGAATCAATATCGTTGACATTGGAAGAAGCGGTCAATATTGCCATAGAGAACAACACAAATCTTAATAAAGCAAAAATAGACGAGCAAATAGTTCAGGCACAAATTGCTGAAGTAAAAGGAAGAGCGCTTCCACAAATTAGTGGTAGCGGACAATTTAGCGACAATTTTTCGCTGGCTACACAACAACTCCCGGGTGAGTTTTTTGGTGGTGAACCGGGAACAACCGTAGATGTAGCTTTTGGAAACAGATACAACCTCACAGCGGGTGTTAACGTGCAGCAACAGTTACTGGATTTTCAATTATTCAATTCGGTTCGTGCAGCAAAAGCGCTCGAGACCTTACAGGAATTACAAACGCTTCAGACGACCGAAGATTTAATTATCAACGTGGTTCAAGTATACATTCAAATTCAGGTTACGGAAAAACAAATTCAGCTGCTTCAGGAAAATTACAATCGTACCAACAGTTTGGTCGAACTTTCAGATGCAAAGTATGAGGAAGGTATTATTCGCAAACTTGATTTAAATCAGTTGATTGTAAACAGATCCAACCTCAACACCCAAATTGAAGACGTCCGATTTACCAGAAACGAACAAGTTCGCTTATTGAACTTATATCTTAATATTCCTATCAGCACAAGTGTTACATTAACTGAAAAGCTGGAAGATCGCGCTCCCTACCCTATTGAGGAAGGTTTAAACGTAGCTTCGAACATTCAGTTTCAACAAATGGAACAACAATTGGACTTGGCTTTACTTGATGAAAAACAAGTGAAATCCCGCTACCTGCCTACCCTAAGTGCTTACTTCAATTATAACTATCAAGGAAACAGTAACGAGTTGACTGTTAGTAGTCCCGACTATCAAGATCAGTGGAACGGCAACTGGGGTTTGACCGCATCGATTCCAATTTTCGATGGCTTTCAACGTAGTAAGCAACTCCAACAAAAACAGCTGACAACGAAAAAACTGGAAGAAGATAAAATTAATTTGAATAATAGTATTCAGAAGGCATACGAAGATGCCAAGGAACAATTGCTGTTGAGTAACACACAAATTGAAAGTCAGCAATCGAATATGGAACTAGCCAAAGAAAACTACGCTGGGATAAAATTATCATATAACGAAGGAGTGGCAGATTTGACCGAATTGTTAGATGCAGAATTTGCGTTGCAACAAGCTCAATCCAATTATCTAAACGCCTTATTACAATCGAAAGTAGCCGAACTCACACTTTTAAAAGCCAACGGGCAGCTCTCAAAACTCATTACACAAAACTAA
- a CDS encoding efflux RND transporter periplasmic adaptor subunit, with product MKTKTIFILITLLAVIGIAYTLFTNKQELNEQANIKEQDFAVPVQVVTVSQKSLTDALTATGEFRGWEEVTLVAESQGSIEYLRFEEGDKVNKGQIIAKIDAVSLGAQLSSARSSFAKAEKDVERYIRLEKAGAVSKTQLEDMRLQMENAQTNIAQINQQLSFTTVKSPIDGIINTLMVEETSFVMPGNEIAEIVQVDKLKLIVNVSESELSKIREGQEVKIKTDVFPLKEFSGKVSNISVKGDASRKYKVTLEVKNIQEEKLRAGMFGEVHFDAVASAKQSALVIPRESIAGSLQNPQIYIVKDNVAFLTTIKTGATINGDVVVLSGLSAGDLVVTKGIINLKDNTKVKITK from the coding sequence ATGAAAACAAAAACCATATTCATACTAATTACGCTCCTTGCTGTTATAGGAATTGCTTATACATTATTTACCAACAAGCAGGAGTTAAATGAACAGGCAAATATAAAAGAGCAGGATTTTGCGGTTCCTGTTCAAGTGGTCACAGTATCACAAAAATCCCTTACCGATGCATTAACAGCAACCGGAGAATTTAGAGGCTGGGAAGAAGTAACATTGGTAGCCGAATCGCAAGGGAGTATTGAATATTTAAGATTTGAAGAAGGAGATAAGGTAAATAAAGGGCAGATTATTGCTAAGATTGATGCAGTCTCTCTGGGAGCTCAGTTATCCTCGGCACGTTCTAGTTTTGCAAAGGCTGAAAAAGATGTAGAACGTTATATTCGATTGGAAAAAGCGGGAGCTGTAAGTAAAACTCAACTGGAAGATATGCGACTTCAAATGGAGAACGCACAGACGAACATAGCTCAAATAAATCAGCAGTTAAGCTTTACAACCGTAAAATCACCAATTGATGGAATTATAAACACTTTGATGGTCGAAGAGACCAGTTTTGTAATGCCTGGGAATGAAATCGCTGAAATAGTTCAGGTGGATAAGTTAAAACTAATCGTGAATGTTTCAGAGAGTGAGCTTTCAAAAATAAGAGAAGGACAGGAAGTAAAAATTAAAACCGATGTTTTCCCCTTAAAAGAGTTTTCAGGAAAAGTGAGCAATATAAGTGTAAAGGGTGATGCATCGCGTAAATACAAAGTTACTCTTGAGGTAAAAAATATTCAGGAGGAAAAATTACGCGCAGGAATGTTTGGAGAGGTACATTTCGATGCTGTCGCATCTGCAAAACAAAGTGCCTTGGTAATTCCAAGGGAATCCATTGCAGGAAGTTTACAAAATCCACAGATATATATAGTGAAAGACAACGTAGCGTTTCTTACAACTATTAAAACGGGGGCAACAATCAACGGTGACGTTGTAGTGCTTTCCGGTTTATCGGCCGGCGACCTGGTTGTCACTAAAGGAATTATCAATTTAAAGGATAATACCAAAGTAAAAATCACAAAATAA
- a CDS encoding efflux RND transporter permease subunit: MSITELAVKRPTLAVVVFTILGLIGVISYTSLGYELLPKITSPVLSISTVYPGASPGEVENSVTTKIEDAVAGLEGVKEITSTSQEGLSLVNVELQYNADVDAVLSDAQRKVNNIVGDLPDQVNQPSVEKFSFDELPIMRLGVSSSMNPVDFNDLVENNLKETLSRVDGVARVTMVGGNEREIRINVDRDKLKVYGLSILQVSQAIGTANLDFPTGSIKDNSQQVIVRLSGKFQNVEEIKNLTVSSSEEGSTIKIKDIAEVYDTTKEVSTISRINGISSIGLTISKQSDGNTVQVAEDVITAIKKIETANDDKDLKIDIAQDSSVFTLEAANSVIFDLGLAVGLVALIMLFFLHSWRDAVIVMVSIPVSIITTFILMNLLGYTLNLMTLLGLSLVVGILVDDSIVVLENIHSHMERGKNRFEAAIASWKEIGLSVMSITLVLIAVFLPITFVTGLIADLLKQFSIVVAFATAVSLLVSFTLTPLLASRFSSVMELQPSKVLHKPLIWFEKGLDGINQFYKDALAYTLKHKRWTSLVLLVMIVGSFSLLGFGFIGTEFVKSGDNGEFIVELELPKESTIEETNLATLQVEEYLLQEVVVSSVFTTVGTGSGSGGNSSNLAQINAKMISPDERTITSEKFALQVKEELSQKIPGVKFKTAAVGMVGGSTAGPIQVILTGNNIDELIEVAEEMKIVIDKVPGTREEELSVEGGNPEIAITVDRDKMAVLKLTMSDVGNTMQNAFAGNTQYKFRDGENEYDINVKLDQFDRKNIDDIKKLTFLNTKSELIELQQFADVQQSTGPTKLERNNKKSSISIGAQVLGRPVGTVSTEVETALTQMKLPEGVSYEMGGDLESQTEAFASLGLALLMSIVLVYLIMVALYESYAYPLVVMFSVPTALIGAFLILALFKESLGVFTFLGLIMLVGLVIKNAILIVDAANQYKEQGLNSREAVEKAGVSRLRPILMTTIAMVIAMIPIAFATGAGSEWKNGLALVLIGGLISSLLFTVIIVPIMFVVIDIWKGVITKKIAKVPTKAEVLETISAHQ, from the coding sequence ATGTCTATTACAGAATTAGCAGTAAAACGGCCAACGCTTGCCGTTGTGGTTTTTACCATATTGGGACTTATAGGAGTTATAAGTTATACCAGTTTGGGGTATGAACTTCTGCCCAAAATCACTTCGCCGGTTTTATCAATAAGTACAGTTTATCCGGGAGCCTCTCCCGGGGAGGTTGAAAACTCGGTGACTACCAAAATTGAAGATGCGGTAGCGGGACTGGAAGGAGTTAAGGAAATTACTTCCACTTCTCAAGAAGGTTTGTCGCTGGTAAATGTAGAATTACAATACAATGCCGATGTAGATGCAGTCCTATCGGATGCTCAACGAAAAGTGAATAATATAGTTGGTGATTTACCAGATCAAGTAAATCAGCCAAGCGTAGAAAAATTCTCCTTTGACGAATTACCTATTATGCGATTGGGGGTTTCTTCCAGTATGAACCCTGTAGATTTTAATGATCTTGTGGAAAATAATCTGAAAGAAACCCTTTCCCGGGTAGACGGTGTTGCGCGTGTAACCATGGTTGGCGGAAACGAACGGGAAATTCGCATCAATGTGGACCGTGACAAATTAAAAGTGTATGGTCTCAGCATCTTGCAAGTAAGTCAGGCAATTGGAACTGCAAATCTTGATTTTCCCACCGGAAGCATCAAAGATAATTCGCAACAGGTAATTGTACGCTTATCGGGTAAATTTCAAAATGTCGAAGAAATTAAAAATCTCACAGTAAGCAGTAGTGAGGAAGGCTCTACTATTAAAATAAAAGACATAGCTGAAGTATATGATACTACCAAGGAAGTAAGTACCATTTCGCGGATTAATGGAATAAGCAGTATCGGACTTACAATTTCAAAGCAAAGTGATGGTAATACGGTTCAGGTTGCTGAGGATGTAATCACTGCCATCAAAAAAATTGAAACTGCAAATGACGATAAAGACCTTAAGATTGATATTGCCCAAGACAGTTCTGTTTTTACATTGGAAGCAGCAAACTCGGTGATTTTTGACTTGGGTCTTGCAGTAGGATTGGTAGCACTCATTATGCTATTCTTCCTTCATAGTTGGCGTGATGCCGTTATTGTTATGGTTTCTATTCCGGTTTCCATCATTACTACTTTTATATTGATGAATTTACTGGGATATACCTTAAATCTAATGACCTTGTTAGGACTATCATTGGTAGTAGGAATTCTGGTAGATGACAGTATTGTGGTCCTCGAAAATATTCACAGCCATATGGAACGCGGTAAAAACCGATTTGAAGCAGCGATTGCGAGCTGGAAAGAAATTGGTTTATCGGTAATGTCCATTACTTTGGTGTTGATAGCAGTGTTCTTACCCATAACCTTTGTTACAGGGCTTATCGCCGATTTGTTAAAACAGTTTTCGATTGTCGTTGCATTTGCAACGGCGGTAAGCCTATTGGTTTCCTTTACATTAACACCACTACTTGCATCTAGGTTTTCATCGGTGATGGAATTACAACCGAGCAAGGTATTACACAAACCTCTTATTTGGTTTGAAAAGGGGCTTGACGGTATCAATCAGTTCTACAAAGACGCACTGGCTTATACGTTGAAACACAAGCGCTGGACTTCGTTGGTATTGTTGGTAATGATTGTTGGCTCTTTTAGTTTGCTCGGCTTCGGTTTTATTGGAACTGAATTTGTTAAAAGTGGTGATAATGGCGAATTTATTGTCGAATTGGAATTACCCAAAGAAAGCACTATTGAAGAAACCAATTTGGCGACGCTTCAGGTTGAAGAATACTTATTGCAAGAGGTGGTGGTTTCATCGGTATTTACAACAGTTGGCACCGGTTCGGGTTCCGGCGGAAATTCTTCAAATTTAGCTCAAATTAATGCCAAGATGATTAGCCCTGATGAACGCACAATTACTTCTGAAAAATTTGCGCTTCAGGTAAAAGAAGAGCTATCCCAAAAAATTCCGGGTGTAAAATTCAAAACCGCTGCAGTTGGAATGGTTGGAGGAAGCACTGCCGGCCCCATTCAGGTTATTTTAACCGGAAATAATATTGACGAACTGATTGAGGTTGCCGAAGAAATGAAAATTGTAATCGACAAGGTACCCGGCACTCGAGAAGAGGAGCTTTCGGTGGAAGGAGGAAATCCTGAAATTGCCATCACCGTAGATCGAGATAAGATGGCTGTTCTCAAGTTAACCATGAGTGATGTGGGAAATACCATGCAAAATGCATTTGCAGGTAATACCCAATATAAATTCAGAGACGGAGAAAACGAATACGATATCAATGTGAAATTGGATCAGTTTGACCGAAAAAACATCGATGATATTAAAAAACTTACATTTTTAAATACCAAGTCTGAATTAATTGAATTACAACAATTTGCCGATGTGCAACAATCTACCGGCCCTACCAAACTGGAACGGAATAACAAAAAATCTTCCATATCTATAGGAGCGCAGGTGCTGGGAAGACCGGTTGGTACTGTTTCAACCGAAGTGGAAACCGCATTAACTCAAATGAAACTCCCTGAGGGTGTAAGCTACGAAATGGGTGGTGATCTTGAGAGTCAGACAGAGGCTTTTGCCAGTTTGGGATTGGCCTTATTAATGTCGATTGTGCTGGTGTATCTTATAATGGTAGCCCTGTACGAATCGTATGCCTATCCCTTAGTTGTAATGTTTTCGGTACCTACAGCCCTAATTGGAGCTTTCCTAATCCTAGCTTTATTTAAAGAAAGTCTAGGAGTTTTTACCTTTTTAGGGTTAATTATGCTGGTTGGACTTGTTATAAAGAATGCAATTTTAATTGTAGATGCTGCTAATCAATACAAAGAGCAAGGACTCAATAGCCGGGAAGCTGTTGAAAAGGCGGGAGTTTCCAGATTACGACCTATTTTAATGACAACAATTGCCATGGTAATTGCGATGATTCCAATTGCTTTTGCAACCGGAGCGGGGTCTGAATGGAAAAACGGTCTTGCCTTAGTTTTGATAGGTGGATTAATAAGTTCCTTGTTGTTTACGGTTATTATAGTCCCCATCATGTTTGTTGTAATAGATATTTGGAAAGGGGTAATAACCAAAAAAATAGCAAAAGTGCCTACAAAAGCTGAAGTGCTGGAAACAATTTCGGCTCATCAATAA
- a CDS encoding mechanosensitive ion channel family protein yields the protein MSDFFTTHKAAIVYACVVIGIVALLVLITNLLHNWLAKKAKRKYPNEEPETIHLIRRIFRTLWVTLGISAISFIFIDENLYTEAQNNFFLIAYLGFVLIITIIGASVVQTLFARAIRKKTIVEGGDPTSYKFLRYLAIFAVYFIGALLAILAFPSLRGIAQTALGGAGILAVVAGVASQEALANLVGGVFIIAFKPFKINDVVKISETMVGTVTDITLRHTVIRNYENKMIVIPNSIINKEKVINYDLGERKCCHWIEIGISYDSDIDLAKNIMQQECENHPNILDNRTYYERHHNVPKVITRVIKLDESQVTLRAWAWASDFPTAFIMKCDLLESIKKRFVVEGIEIPFPHRTLVLKKEQLEVISKSMHAVE from the coding sequence ATGTCCGATTTTTTTACAACTCACAAAGCTGCCATTGTATACGCCTGTGTTGTTATTGGTATAGTTGCCTTGCTGGTTCTGATTACCAATCTTTTACACAACTGGCTTGCAAAAAAAGCAAAAAGGAAGTATCCGAATGAAGAACCTGAAACGATTCATTTAATTCGAAGAATTTTTAGAACACTATGGGTAACTCTTGGTATTTCAGCTATAAGCTTCATATTCATAGACGAAAATCTATATACTGAAGCTCAAAATAATTTCTTCCTTATTGCCTATTTGGGCTTTGTACTTATCATTACTATTATAGGCGCTTCTGTTGTGCAAACTTTATTTGCGAGAGCTATAAGGAAGAAAACAATTGTTGAAGGCGGAGATCCCACCAGCTATAAATTTCTTCGGTATCTAGCCATTTTTGCGGTGTATTTTATTGGAGCATTATTGGCTATTCTTGCTTTTCCTTCGCTTCGCGGTATTGCTCAAACAGCATTAGGAGGCGCCGGAATTCTTGCCGTGGTTGCCGGGGTAGCATCGCAGGAAGCTTTGGCAAATTTGGTGGGTGGTGTATTTATCATTGCATTTAAGCCTTTCAAAATAAACGATGTGGTTAAAATTTCAGAAACAATGGTAGGAACGGTTACCGATATCACCTTGCGCCACACTGTTATTAGAAATTACGAAAATAAAATGATCGTGATTCCCAATTCGATTATCAATAAAGAAAAGGTCATTAATTATGACCTGGGAGAGCGAAAATGCTGTCATTGGATTGAAATTGGCATTTCCTACGATAGCGACATTGATTTGGCAAAGAATATCATGCAGCAGGAATGTGAAAATCACCCCAACATTCTTGACAATCGTACTTATTATGAAAGGCATCACAATGTTCCTAAAGTAATTACACGAGTAATTAAATTAGACGAATCGCAAGTGACCCTTAGGGCATGGGCATGGGCATCAGACTTCCCTACTGCCTTTATAATGAAGTGTGATTTACTGGAAAGTATTAAGAAGCGCTTTGTTGTAGAGGGGATTGAAATTCCATTTCCACATAGAACACTTGTATTAAAGAAAGAACAACTCGAAGTTATTAGCAAATCAATGCACGCTGTTGAATAG
- the dnaB gene encoding replicative DNA helicase, giving the protein MEKLKPHTSYSARPSQVISLEKGKLPPQATDLEEVVLGAMMIDKKGVDEVIDILHSEVFYKEAHQHIFEAIHTLFENSEPVDLLTVSSQLKKDLKLDRVGGEYYLVQLTQKVSSSAHIEFHARIILQKYIQRSLIKISNEIIEDSYDETTDVFDLLDNAESKLYDITQGNIKRSSETAQSLVIQAKKRIEEIANKEGLSGIPSGFTKVDKLTSGWQPSDLVIIAARPGMGKTALTLSMARNVAVEHNIPVAFFSLEMSSVQLITRLISSETGLSSEKLRTGNLEKHEWEQLNVKVKGLEKAPLFIDDTPSLSIFDLRAKARRLSSQHGIKLIMIDYLQLMTAGGSQKGGNREQEISTISRNLKALAKELNVPVIALSQLSRAVETRGGSKRPLLSDLRESGAIEQDADIVSFIYRPEYYKIEEWDDEERTPTAGQAEFIVAKHRNGGLDEIKLKFVGHLGRFENLETFDFPTEIHSRMNDAANDDTFKTSHLPSPGEAFGSSMNDDLSSADGNDDVPF; this is encoded by the coding sequence ATGGAAAAATTGAAACCTCACACTTCATATTCGGCGCGCCCGTCACAGGTAATTTCGCTCGAAAAAGGAAAACTCCCGCCGCAAGCGACTGATTTAGAAGAGGTTGTACTGGGAGCCATGATGATCGACAAAAAAGGAGTCGATGAGGTAATCGATATTCTACACAGTGAAGTTTTCTACAAGGAAGCCCATCAACACATATTTGAGGCCATTCACACACTATTCGAAAATAGTGAGCCGGTGGACTTATTAACCGTTTCGTCCCAATTAAAGAAGGACCTAAAGCTGGATCGCGTTGGAGGCGAATATTATTTGGTTCAATTAACCCAAAAAGTGTCCTCTTCGGCGCATATCGAATTCCATGCACGCATCATTCTTCAGAAATACATTCAGCGAAGTTTGATAAAAATTTCGAACGAAATTATTGAAGATTCCTACGACGAAACCACCGATGTTTTCGATTTGCTGGACAATGCCGAATCGAAATTATACGATATTACACAAGGGAACATAAAACGTTCTTCCGAGACAGCACAAAGTTTGGTGATACAAGCCAAAAAACGTATTGAAGAAATAGCAAACAAAGAAGGCCTTTCAGGAATTCCTTCAGGTTTTACCAAAGTCGATAAGTTAACTTCAGGCTGGCAACCCAGTGATTTGGTGATTATCGCAGCTCGTCCCGGTATGGGTAAAACCGCTTTAACACTCTCTATGGCACGTAACGTTGCGGTAGAACACAATATTCCCGTTGCTTTTTTCTCTTTGGAAATGTCTTCGGTTCAATTAATAACCCGTTTAATTTCTTCCGAAACCGGTCTAAGTTCCGAAAAACTGCGAACCGGAAATCTTGAAAAACACGAATGGGAACAGTTGAATGTAAAAGTGAAAGGGCTAGAAAAAGCGCCGCTTTTTATTGATGATACTCCTTCACTTTCCATCTTCGATTTAAGAGCCAAAGCTCGTCGACTTTCATCACAGCACGGTATCAAGCTTATCATGATCGATTATTTGCAGTTAATGACCGCCGGTGGAAGTCAGAAAGGTGGAAACAGAGAACAGGAAATTTCAACCATCTCTAGAAACCTGAAAGCCCTGGCAAAAGAATTAAACGTACCGGTAATCGCGCTTTCGCAATTATCAAGAGCCGTAGAAACCCGAGGTGGAAGCAAGCGACCATTGTTGTCCGATCTTCGTGAATCGGGAGCCATCGAACAGGATGCCGATATTGTTTCGTTTATCTACCGTCCCGAATATTACAAAATTGAAGAGTGGGATGACGAAGAACGAACCCCAACCGCCGGGCAGGCCGAGTTTATTGTTGCCAAGCACCGTAATGGTGGTCTGGATGAAATTAAACTGAAGTTTGTGGGGCATTTGGGACGCTTCGAAAATTTGGAAACCTTCGATTTCCCAACCGAAATCCATTCCAGAATGAACGATGCCGCAAACGACGATACTTTTAAAACTAGTCATTTACCCTCTCCGGGAGAAGCTTTTGGCAGTTCCATGAACGACGATTTATCTTCTGCCGATGGTAACGATGATGTGCCGTTTTAA